The Myroides phaeus DNA segment TTACTTGCTTCGAAACGTTGAATATTATCTTGCAAAGCAGTCAATAACCTTTTTGCATGTTGTGGAGTCAAAATAATTCTCGACTTCACTTTTGCCTTAGGTACACCTGGCATGATATTCACAAAATCAACTACAAACTCAGTGTTTGAATGATTAATAATAGCCAAATTTGAAAAAGTACCTTCAGCAGTTACTTCATCCAATTCAATATTGAATTGATTCTGTTCCTCATTCATTTCTTAGAAATTTAATTCGTTTTCTTTATCTAAAAAACCATCTTCTTCCAAGCTACTTACAACGATGCTTTCGTAAGAACGCATCCCTGTACCAGCAGGAATTCTATGACCAACAATAACGTTCTCTTTCAATCCGTTTAAGCCGTCAACTTTACCTGCAACAGCAGCTTCGTTTAACACCTTAGTTGTTTCCTGGAACGATGCAGCAGAGATGAACGATTTAGTTTGTAACGATGCTCTTGTAATACCTTGAAGCATTGGAGTACCTGTAGCAGGCATAACATCACGCGTTACTACTAAGTTTTTATCCTCACGTTTCAATAAAGAGTTCTCATCACGTAGTTCTCTCGTTGTAACAATCTGTCCTTCTACAAGGTTATCAGATTCTCCAGCGTCAACTACAACCTTCATTCCGTACAATCTATCATTCTCTTGGATAAAGTCACCTGCGTGAACTAATTGATCTTCTAAGAATAATGTATCTCCTGGATCTTGGATTTTAACTTTACGCATCATTTGACGGATAACCACCTCAAAGTGTTTATCACTAATTTTTACCCCTTGAAGACGGTATACTTCTTGAATCTCATTTACTAAATACTGTTGAACAGCAGATGGTCCTTGAATTCTTAAAATATCGTCTGGAGTAATAGCTCCGTCTGATAATGGTAAACCAGCTTTCACATAGTCATTCTCTTGAACTAAGATTTGGTTAGATAACTTAACTAAGTATTTTCTAATATCTCCTGTTTTAGATTCAACAATGATCTCTCTGTTACCTCTTTTGATCTTACCAAATGACACTACACCATCAATTTCAGATACTACAGCTGGGTTTGAAGGATTACGAGCTTCTAATAGCTCCGTAATTCTTGGTAAACCTCCAGTAATATCCCCTGCTTTTGATGTATGACGAGGAATCTTAACTAAAACTTTACCAGCTTTAATTTTATCTCCATCATTTACCATTAAGTGAGAACCTACAGGTAAGTTGTATGAACGTATTAACTCACCATCTTTACCATAAATTAATAAAGTAGGAATTAATTTTTTGTTTCTTGATTCAGTAATAACTTTTTCTTGGAATCCTGTTTGCTCATCAATTTCAACCATGAACGTTTGTCCTTGTTCGATATCTTCATAAGCAACTTTACCAGTAAACTCAGAAACAATTACACCATTATAAGGGTCCCATTTACAGATTACAGTATCATTTTCAACAACGTCACCATCTTTAACGTAAATAGTAGAACCGTAAGGGATGTTATTAGTAGTTAATAAAATTCCTGTGTTAGCATCGTATAATTTAGCTTCAGTAGAACGAGAAATTACAATATTAATTGCATTTCCTTCGTTA contains these protein-coding regions:
- a CDS encoding DUF3467 domain-containing protein, coding for MNEEQNQFNIELDEVTAEGTFSNLAIINHSNTEFVVDFVNIMPGVPKAKVKSRIILTPQHAKRLLTALQDNIQRFEASNGEIKDVDSPPSLSTINFGPKGQA